TCCAATATTTCACGTTCTCAAAATATTATTTGCGTCGATGTGTCAGTGTTGTGTCCTATGTCTAATATCCTTGTCTGTGTCGGTGCTTTTTGGTTTAAAGGGAATAATTTCAATTTCTGAATGAAGATGCGTATTATCTTCTTTAGGCTGTTGAAGGTGGAGGGAATGCAGCAAGAGCAGGGTTAAAGTCCGGGGACCAAGTTCTATATACTAGCAGTTTCTTTGGAGATGAATTATGGCCAGCAGATAAGCTTGGATTCACGAAAACAGCAATCAATGCTAAGCCCGACTCTGTCTACTTTGTTGTCAGCAGGTACTTTCTTGCCTTCTGCAATCAAGCTTTGTACCATTTCCTTAATTGCATCCATTCTGTTGCTGACATAGGTTAgtttttgttgggttaaatatgtttttaattcctataaattttcaaatttagtcTCTGCAtaaattttgttcattttaatttcataagGACTAAACGCAGGCACTAAAAACATTCATTTTctgtaaaaattaataaaagtagggctaaaattgaataaaatttatgtagggactaaactgaAAAGGTCGTAGTGTTATAGGGACTACAGACATAGTTAACCcttattgttattgttacaAAAATGTTTTCTTTGTGTCATTTTCCCATTGCAACACTACCTTGTACATATAGTGGTGAAATGGGATACATGATAACCAATAAGATATAGAAAATTGTAGGTAAGACTAAAATAAGTTCAGTATGCAATCTAATGAATTCTTGTGTATGAAGAGTATACTGTGGCACCTATTCTGTTTATCAGTTACTTTACAGCTGCAATGACATAACAACctgactattttcatgtttttgttaTGAAGAGGTGGTGCTGATGTAGATGTTAAAAGGCTTCCAAAACGTCCTGCTCCTCCTCGCTTCGGGAGAAAATTGACCGAGACTCAAAAGGCAAGAGTCGTTATTCATTTTTGAGtgaatttcattcattcatgcatatcttATCTTCCTAGTAGTATTCATTTGTCAATTTGTCATCTAGTCTAAAGATGTCCATTTTACTTGATTGAATGGTTAATAATCAAGTGTACACCAACACCATGCAGGCTAGAGCTACTCACATTTGCCTTGACTGCGGATACATATACTTCTTACCAAAATCTTTTGATGACCAGGTAAGTCCATCACATATATAAAAActttacttaaaaataatttccaagagacttcatcttttttatctATATGCAcctgattgaaattgaaagcaTGTCTGGTGTCcgacatgtatttttttttttaaatgtcttACATGTATTGGTGTCAGACACTACCAATGAATGTGGTTTCagtcaattttttcaaattattgtcAAATTCTACGTGTTTCATAGTTATTGACAGACAATTTTAGATTAAAGTTGGATTTAACAACATGTGGTGACTGCTTTTGTGATTTGAACATTATATACGTTATTGCAGCCGGACACATATAGTTGTCCTCAATGTCAAGCACCAAAGAAGAGGTTTGCTGAGTATGATGTTAACACAGGAAGGGCTATTGGTGGTGGAGGGTTGCCTCCTATTGGAGTTATTATTGGACTTGTGGCTGGTTTAGGTGCTGCTGGAGCTTTGCTTGTTTTTGGTCTTCAGTGATATTTTATACTAGTATCATTATACATTAGTTTTATTGATTTTCATGACTCCAAAGATATGTCCAATCTTGGAGTTTGTATCTCAGAAACTCCTTTATTGTATGTGCAAATTGAAGGCTTATGTATGAGATTGAACATTTGCTACAAAATGAATTGAGACTTTCTTAAAAACTGTATGCGATGATTTGATAGTGAAATGTTTAGGCTAAATTAAAGGACTTATGAGTGATCAAAATAACTTAATGGATCAAtctgttacaaacctcaaacttaaagacTTATGTCTGACCAAAATAGCTTAAAAACCAATATGTTATAAACCTCAAGCTTTAATGACTTGTGTGtgatcaaaataacttaaaatcaatATGTTACAAACcttaaacttaaaggatcttTAGTGTAATCTAGTCAAAGAGGAATGTTAGggacactctcttttcaacactctctctaacactcactatcttattggatgaaattaatGTATGCTCTACCACTTTAAGTGGAACCATTTTTAAAGTGTGAGACCACCTTAATTTAAACCACTAAGGAATTGAGTGTTTGAAATAGCgttaaaaagagtgttgttagcACTTCTCTTTAGCCAAATGGTTATTAGTgtcatttaattaataatttatacttatttactattttttttttaaagaaggcatataattatttactattttttttctaagaagGCATGTAATTTGTGTTTTTCTAAATGTGTACGTCGAAAGTtgtatgaattatttaaatttaaaaaatttaaaataaaagtaacgaAAATTTAAATCGGAAAGACAAATTTTTAGATTCTTTATTTTAGGaacttttcaaaatgttttgaaCATGTGtataaaaaaagagttaaatatgtttttagtattTATATTTTGCGCCATTTGAAGAATATTATCTAcattttattaaatgtttttaaaattcttatattttatctccgttatcaaaataattaatctCTGTTGTTAATTCTTTAACGGAATGTTGATGTGACAGTTAACAGGtctcaattattttaagattaaatatgtttttagtccctacattttGTGACtttaaacatttattaaaatgtaATCCCtagatttttttgaataaatgtaATCCCCAGATGTCAAAATTAGAAAtgatccagaagtcctagctcaacctgcaaaatgccgaaattgttaggccggatgccatgaccggggttcgaactccggtacctccacttgtgtgtgtgagtttataatggctttgccatttcgcctatctaccaaaaaaaaaaaaaagaaatgaaatataaaacgGCAAAATATGGTGTGTGCTTCCCTTGCATTGGTCAAACTGTCTTAGTCGGTTCCAATGAGTAGAGACAACGGTTACTTTGCGGAACCTCCTTTTCGATTTCATTTCTAATCCcattttttctatcaaatttctcgctattcttcttcttcttcttcctcttatcACTGTAACTGCATTAATTAATCAGAACCCACAACAAGGTAATCAAATCAAATCCTTCGTTTTctgctttaattttattttcttctttcaaaccTAAGActatttcaattcaaatttaaaatttttgaatgTTCAACTTTACCAagtcaaatttcaaattattattttgaccaaaagtcaaatttcaaatttttagcgctttctttctttaatttttccaattttctttgtttcacCTTTGTTTCTTACTTCAGTAAACAACAAAAGTTTCTTAATTCTTACtactctaattttatttttaataatcatgtattattattattattaagctttttttaagtgtttatgATTCCACATATATTATCCATTCTTTAATACACATTGAAATTGTTTATTATAAGAATAAGAATCACTACTTAATTTGATAatggaaattaatattaaataatataatataatgaatACAATGTACAGTTATTTGACTTTTTGTGATGATTACATACAcatgacaattttttaaaattctataaCTCTGGCATCATTTGGCTTTTCCTTCAAACAGATCTTCGTgttcttcaaattcatcataaatTCATGATTATGAAGCTATTAAGTGAAAATTAGCAAAGTTGATGAATGGGTTGCTTTATTTTTCAGGTAAAGACTTGTTTTTGCAATACCCTTTAAGAAGTTATGTTGAGTTAAAGATTGCTTCTTTGTTTTTATGCACTTTATCTGTTTGAAAAAAGGcctaattgaaaaaaataccCATTTTGATAGTTTAACTTGATTTGTGATTTTCTGCAATTTGGGGTTTCTGATTTGGGAATTAATAGGTGTTGTAACCTTGTGCTCCTTTTTATGTGATTGTTATGAGATAAATTTTCTATCTTTGTTGCACCTTGATTTTGTGCTTTTAGCTAATGAATAGATTGGTTGTATTTTAACTAAGTGATTGAGCTCAAATGATTAACGAGCTCGACAAATCATTTAGGAAAACCCCAATTTGATTCCTCGATGGAGTAATTCTTGGCCAGACCTTACTTGCTTCTTGGCCGAGTTCCagattttactattttattgtaCTTCTGGATAATACAAAAGTAAACTGTATTAATGTCTTAATCTGTAAAGCTAAGGATGTTAATACTACCCTAAAGTAAGATATATCCATAAGGAAGAGGAATCATTTTTTCctcttttaacttttttcattCCTATTGATTGTAAAGTAAATACTCTGAGATGGCTTAACTTGTTGTATAGCTTTTGGATATTCCAACTGAATATTTTCCTAATGAAACACTTGTTAGCCACTGCATAACTAGGTGGCAGTGTTATTATGTTATTTCTTCTTCTGGATCTGTTCATGAAGCCTGTTTCAATACTTTCctattttttgtttacaaaaattatgtaatgttctgcaaaaaaaaaaaaaaattattgatggaGATGGACATGCTTTTGATAATTGAACTTTAGGTTTCATCTAATTACTACCTAACACTTTCTTCTTAATGTCCCAGAGTGGTTGTTTGAGGGCTGTGGCTGCATGTTACTGTATTTTCCTGTCTTATTGGAAGATCATATGATtcgttaaattgattgatattacTAGATATTAGGGGAGGAAattgtaaaacaaaaacaaacaaaaagggATTTTTCACCTGCTCCTGTGCAGAATTATCAACGAAACCTTACTGTTCTTATAGTTAACTTGGATGTAGTTTATGGAAAGGTTAACGTTTAAGTTCCAGTGGATAAACTTGCTGCAGTAACTATTTATCAACTGCCTCTCATCCTTAGTAGTCAAGTGATTACAGTAGTTGTATGTTTTATAATACTTGAGGTGGATTGAGAGTCGTGCATGCGTTAAAGAGAGAATTGACAACGCTAAAAATTACAGATGGGAatgttatttgataaaatatttggaATGAATTAGCTGCACTAATGTATGAATAATTTCtggtaataattaaaaataggtGGTGCTAGTTTAACGTGAAATGCTGGTATGAACAATaggttatgtatttatttatagcAAGAGAAATCTTTCTAATTAAAAAGCTATAAAATACTTTGTTAAACAGGAAATTAATGATTTACAAGGCTATGAGAGTTGCATTTGATACCTCATGTAAACTTATGTATTTAATTCCATGATCTATTCCGATTTCCCAAgcttatattttttacaaaccCTGCTTGGCTTTCTTTTATCCTGGTGTACAATTTCTGCTGTCAAGTTCTCTGTATAGTAATTGTAACATTTTCCTGTTTATTTTTACACTTGGTTAGGTAAAACAAGTTTGGTCGGAGCGTGTGTTGCCATTGTTACTCTGCTGATAGCCTGATACTCTTCTATATGATATAGCTTGATCCTCTGTCCTTTTTACATCTCTTATGGTGACTGGAAGGAAGACACACACGTTGGAGTGATGGTGATTATGACTCAACCAGTGAAAACAATAATTTCATCCTTTCGCGACCACGATAAGAATTCCCGTCTTTCTCCTTTGTCTCCTTGTCGGCATGGGACTCGCCAATGGCGCCCAACCCGGCTTGGTAGCTTGGCCGTTGCTATAGCAGCACTTCTCCTGTTTACCACCGCTTGGCTTTCCCTTGTCTTCTCTGATGCAACTACCTGTTGCTTTCATCGCGTAAAAGACTGGGAAGGTAGACACCACTTTTTCCCTTGGAACAAGTGCGCTCCTCTTCACCTATCAAAAGCAACAATACCTCCTACCCTCCAATTTCGGACAACGTTAGATCATCCTCACAATGGTAGCAGTATCGCAGAACAAGAAGGTTTGTCAGTTCAACATATTGTTTTTGGCATAGCTGGATCATCTCAGCTTTGGAAACGGAGGAAGGAATATATTAGACTATGGTGGCGTCCCAATGACATGCGTGGCCATGTGTGGTTAGAGGAAAAAGTGGTTGAAGAACATGGAGATGAGTTATTACCCCCTACCATGATTTCTGGAGACATTTCGTACTTCCGTTACACTAATCCCATAGGTCACCCTTCTGGCCTCCGGATTTCTCGCATTATCAAAGAAAGCTTTCGCCTTGGTCTCTCAGATGTGCGTTGGTTTGTCCTATGTGATGATGATACCATCTTCAATGTGAATAACCTAGTTGACGTTCTCAGCAAGTATAATTCCTCTGAAATGATTTACATAGGTAGCCCTTCAGAGAGCCATTCAGCTAATACCTATTTTAGCCACTCAATGGCCTATGGTGGTGGCGGGATTGCAATAAGTCGTCCACTTGCCAAGGCTCTCTATGAGATTCTTGATGAGTGCATTGAAAGATACCCTGGGCTTTACGGTAGTGATGATAGACTGCATGCCTGCATCACTGAACTTGGCATTCCACTTACCCGGGAGCATGGTTTTCACCAGGTAATTTGTTGATATCCGTTCTTTTGGGCTTAGgccccttttattttatttttttaaaaaaaagtttcttttcttttgaacaTTTGTCATATTATTACATGATAATAATGCAGCCATTTCATCACTTAGAATTGGTAATTGATCAGCAccactttttcttttaatctttCAGTGGGATATAAAGGGCGATGCTCACGGTCTTCTATCCTCTCACCCAATAGCACCATTTGTGTCAATTCATCATGTTGAAGCCGTTAATCCCTTTTATCCTGGTTTGAGCTCTTTGGACAGCCTGAAGCTTTTCACAAAGGCCATGAGGGCTGAACCCAGAAGCTTTTTGCAACGTTCAATATGTTACGACCATTCCCGGCATCTAACATTTTCAGTGTCACTTGGTTATGCCATTCAAGTCCTGCCTAACATTGTTTTTCCCCGTGAGCTGGAGCGCTCTGAACGAACCTATTCTGCTTGGAATGGTATTAGTCAAAGgaatgaatttgattttgatgctAGGGACCCACACAAATCTGTGTGTAAAAAGCCCATTCGCTTCTTCTTGAAAGATACTGGAAGAGAGGGTAATGCTTCTTGGGGTTCATATGTTCGgaataaagataaagatgatTTCAAAAGGAGACTTTTCTGCTTTCCCAACTTTCCCCCTCTACACAATGTGCGAAAGATCCAAGTAGTGGCACAACCTTTGAGCAATAATTGGCACCTGGTATGTTTCATAGTTCTTGAGCATTTCTTTTGATGTTATTGCTAGTTTTCAATCATAGTGACATTTCTAAATTCAACTGTTTGGTTGTCCTAGGTGCCGCGTCGTCTCTGTTGCAAGCCAAGCCAAACTAGCAAGGAAATGCTACAAATCTCAGTTGGACAATGTGGGAATTGGGAAGGGGCTTTTTAGCTCTGTATACTGATTGTGTAGATTGGTTGTGAAATGGCATGTTAGGATTACtctcttgtgttttttttacatgattTGGCCTTTTGAGTGGAGAGCTAGTTCTATGCGGCATTTTTTTCACCTTGAATTGAGCTTTCTTGAACTTCTGATTTCTATGTAGAGAAAGGTTTCTAACACCAAGATGTGAGTATTCAATTTTTTCCATATATCttctcattttctcttttatagTTTGTTCTCTTCATAATTTAGAACAGTTTACTAGGGATTGGAATAGGAGATCCATCAATAGGTCTATGCTATAGAATTAAAACAAGGTTCTAATATTCCTTCTGTAAAGTCACAATACagtacatataattttttgtgaacAATTATATATTTCTGATATTTCTCTTGACCCCAACCCCAACCACAAATTATAGGTATCACTAACactaaaaattacattaaaattaTCTCTATTGATTGGTGCAATCGGTTGGTTTAAAGGAGATTGTCTTTCTGTCTAAATCGAATCCCATCAAAATGTTTGATTGAGCAAAATTACCAAATATATAGTCTCCATCAGTACTGCCAGCCATTGCAAAGCAAAATACCCCATCTTTTGGTGGAATGAAGGTTTGTATTGGCAGCAATTGCACATCTGCCCCCTCAAAATGAGCGGTCAAGATTGGCCCTTCTAAATTTGTCTCACTTCTGTAACAAAGTTGTGTGCCTAAATCCGGGTCATCCTCAATCGGTAACAGGCTACTCTGTACTTTCAGCTCCTCTACCAGACGTTCATAAAATTCTTGTGGGATATATGTTGCAGGTGTACCTGAATCAATCATTATATTCCCCTTGGAAAGTGTCTCAGAAGAATTAAATCTAACAAATGTGTCTCCAACGCTTATTCCTTCGAGTGTGACTAAATAAGAAGTTTGACCTTCCTCAGAGGCCAAAGGAGTTGTAACTACTCCTTCACCTGAAACATCACTTTCTTCACCAAAATTGATTGTTCCTGAAGTGTGTGCATCAGTATGAAAAGGAACCAGGCACTGGGAGAACCTTTTGCTCCCATAGAGTGTGCCAATTTGTGAAACAAGGGACAGAGGCCCTCCACCCATTCCAATGATTCCCATATCGTTTTCGTTGAAAGTTCCTGAGTTGCTATGTCCGCACCCAAATATAATGTCTCCAACAACAACAGGGTCGCCGTCAGTAGAACTAAAGGTAATTGCTTCCCTTGCAAGCACCCCTTTTGTCACTGACGAATCTGCATAACTATAACTATAAGCACACATCTTTTGTGGAGAGCAGGAGTAACCAAAGAATGAACACTGTTCTGATTCACATGGAATAGGACTGTATGTTTTGGATCTTAGAGGCTCAAACATTGGACTTTTCTGCCGATAACATCCACCACATGGTGTGCACTGTGCCCACACTAGGTCACTTCCTGTGTCAACCAAACCATATATGTCCACTGGTGGTGATCCCAATGTGAGCTTCATGAGATAGTCACCATTGTTGGATGTCACTCTAGTGTAAGGACTTTTCTGGACAAATGATTTCTTCGGAACTTGGTAAAATGAGCGAAGtttgtttttatgaaagttATTTGATTTGTAGAAGGGTGAATTGGGTGAGTTTTTATGGATTAGTTTAAAACTGAACCCTTTGTTGTAAGCTTCAGTTGGTGTTTGAGATAAGAATGTAAACAGAACAAAAAGGAACAAATGGAAGCAGAGAATGTTGGCCATAATGTTAAGCAAGGGATAAGATCATGTGAGAAGTATATGAAATTATATTTGtgccacatatatatatataatagatatAACTACAGCATGTGAGTGTTGAATTTGACAGGTTTAGTCACAAGATATAAACAATAGCAGCATGTGAGTGATTTTCTGTTTGTTACATGAGATTCAGAGAATGTTGTTCCACTATTTTATACATTCCAATAAGCAAAGGGTTCAATAAAATACCTTACCATGCACCAGGAACTGCTCCATAGAACATGTATCGTGTTAATTGACATTCAAAGATTTCCAACTTGCAACAACATTTGTTGAAAAAGCTGAGAAAACGTGATACACACTACAAAGTAACagaaaataacaacaaatataTGTCATAGTAAATGGATTTGTACAATGAAGATTTATGAAGTCAAACTTAGAAATACCAACCAAAACCAAACTAAGATTTATTGATTGCACGACtactcttttcctttttttttttttattttttttttattttttttttaaagtataataACTTTTCATTCTGATTAAGAACGTGAAGATGACTTACTCCTTTTTCTTTACCTTTTTTTCCTCCCTTTTGGCAAGTGCTTAAGGTATCTAAAGAGTTTAGGCCTTTTGGGTCTTCAATGGGACCAATTATTGAGTTAATAGTGATACATCGTTTATTTTTACAACTCTAAAAATCATAttctttactatttttttcaGTCAAAACAAGAATCAACCTTGTATGTTTGCACTCATTATAAAACACACTATTTACAGACTAACGTGGGTTATTTATGTGGTTTGGTGATACAGTTCATATTACTTTACCCAATTCACGACTCTAATGTAATTAATGGTAAGTTATTGTTCATTTCTTTACCCAATTCTCTGTAATTAATGGTAAGTTATTAATGATAAAGTCAAAGGTTGTTCTAATTATCATTTGTAACTTTACATTTGACTACTAGACTATATGATTCtttgttaatttaattctaCATAAATGACACGCATAAATGAAAAGCTATATGGCTTTTATGTATCATTAAGAGTAACTAGAATAAAATAGagccctataaaaataaaaataaagttcagCTCACCAAAACCAGAAGACACGATGTTTTGAGTTTTGACGTTTCTTAACATAGAAAGCATAGACCACTGTATATGATTCCCGGCACACTATATGGTAAGAAATTGTAATGTTAAGTGCTAAAAGCCTCAGACACACAACATGTTAATATGATTGTTATATcatgttaactttttaaaaaacattttatagtgtccgtaatttaaaaatgaaaagtaaaccctcccctcccttcccctcctaaaccctccatccaaacacacctttagattttgtttggaagtttggaggggagggttttagaaaaaaggaaggagcaagtggaagaaatagaagacattgggaggagaggactttggaggttaattttttagtcataataaaaaatcctcTTCATTTGGGGGaattcaaaaattgtattgggggaggATTTTTGGAggttatggagggtttatatgaatttttcaaattcaatctatgttattataatattcttaaaattaaaagtatattaattataagtattagtttatcattctctaaaaaactgttctttcaaaaaatgtgaatattttgtccatttttctatatatttccaacccccaaaaccctcccctcccttccccttcaaactctcaaacaaagccttaatgtCTTGTTACTATATTAAAATCAGAGAATAAGGGTTTATGGACCAAATTGAGCATAAAAACACATATGAGGATTAAATAGATTatctaaaaacatatttcaatATCAAAATGACTAATAAAAATTATGTGTATGAATACGTTTACAATTTCGAGATGGCAATGACATCCTCGTATAAATTCAGAaactaaatgattttttttttcttcaaaaaaggagGAGCAGCAAAGATATGCTACCTCAAAACATATAGATTAAACCAATATAGATAGAAAAAATAGGAGGGGGACATAGACAAAAAAACCTCATAGTAAACCGGAAATTAGGCATCCCTAATTTGTCctttacaaaattttgtaaaatggaAGGGGGAATTTTTTATCTAAATGGTGAGACGAGCAAAACATAGCCCTTCATTGACCCAAGCGTCGGAGCATTGATTTCCTTCTCTATATATATGAGTTACTATACAATACATATCAGTTACTTAAAGACCAAGAAACTAGGGAAGAATTTCTAACTGACTGAACCACAATGGTTGAATATGATTCAATCCAAATATGATACCAATTTTTGGAATAAGCAATCTCTATGGCTCTACTAACAACAGAAAACTCCGCATAGAAGACAAAACCTCTATCAACATTCTCAGCAAAACAATAGAGGAAATTGGCTTTCATGATTTCTAAAAATACctcaaca
Above is a genomic segment from Medicago truncatula cultivar Jemalong A17 chromosome 5, MtrunA17r5.0-ANR, whole genome shotgun sequence containing:
- the LOC11436731 gene encoding uncharacterized protein, with product MSAMLAGTSSATFTTRSNHSIKNTHIRPSKTLTPPCQKTSLLGLSLHEAKRGVSGSFLGDNKSGSSSIARKRLEITARTAGASKTIEAEVDKPLGLTLGQKNGGGVVITAVEGGGNAARAGLKSGDQVLYTSSFFGDELWPADKLGFTKTAINAKPDSVYFVVSRGGADVDVKRLPKRPAPPRFGRKLTETQKARATHICLDCGYIYFLPKSFDDQPDTYSCPQCQAPKKRFAEYDVNTGRAIGGGGLPPIGVIIGLVAGLGAAGALLVFGLQ
- the LOC11436181 gene encoding uncharacterized protein, whose translation is MVIMTQPVKTIISSFRDHDKNSRLSPLSPCRHGTRQWRPTRLGSLAVAIAALLLFTTAWLSLVFSDATTCCFHRVKDWEGRHHFFPWNKCAPLHLSKATIPPTLQFRTTLDHPHNGSSIAEQEGLSVQHIVFGIAGSSQLWKRRKEYIRLWWRPNDMRGHVWLEEKVVEEHGDELLPPTMISGDISYFRYTNPIGHPSGLRISRIIKESFRLGLSDVRWFVLCDDDTIFNVNNLVDVLSKYNSSEMIYIGSPSESHSANTYFSHSMAYGGGGIAISRPLAKALYEILDECIERYPGLYGSDDRLHACITELGIPLTREHGFHQWDIKGDAHGLLSSHPIAPFVSIHHVEAVNPFYPGLSSLDSLKLFTKAMRAEPRSFLQRSICYDHSRHLTFSVSLGYAIQVLPNIVFPRELERSERTYSAWNGISQRNEFDFDARDPHKSVCKKPIRFFLKDTGREGNASWGSYVRNKDKDDFKRRLFCFPNFPPLHNVRKIQVVAQPLSNNWHLVPRRLCCKPSQTSKEMLQISVGQCGNWEGAF
- the LOC11437441 gene encoding aspartic proteinase CDR1 isoform X2, whose protein sequence is MEQFLVHDSSVTKGVLAREAITFSSTDGDPVVVGDIIFGCGHSNSGTFNENDMGIIGMGGGPLSLVSQIGTLYGSKRFSQCLVPFHTDAHTSGTINFGEESDVSGEGVVTTPLASEEGQTSYLVTLEGISVGDTFVRFNSSETLSKGNIMIDSGTPATYIPQEFYERLVEELKVQSSLLPIEDDPDLGTQLCYRSETNLEGPILTAHFEGADVQLLPIQTFIPPKDGVFCFAMAGSTDGDYIFGNFAQSNILMGFDLDRKTISFKPTDCTNQ
- the LOC11437441 gene encoding aspartic proteinase CDR1 isoform X1, yielding MANILCFHLFLFVLFTFLSQTPTEAYNKGFSFKLIHKNSPNSPFYKSNNFHKNKLRSFYQVPKKSFVQKSPYTRVTSNNGDYLMKLTLGSPPVDIYGLVDTGSDLVWAQCTPCGGCYRQKSPMFEPLRSKTYSPIPCESEQCSFFGYSCSPQKMCAYSYSYADSSVTKGVLAREAITFSSTDGDPVVVGDIIFGCGHSNSGTFNENDMGIIGMGGGPLSLVSQIGTLYGSKRFSQCLVPFHTDAHTSGTINFGEESDVSGEGVVTTPLASEEGQTSYLVTLEGISVGDTFVRFNSSETLSKGNIMIDSGTPATYIPQEFYERLVEELKVQSSLLPIEDDPDLGTQLCYRSETNLEGPILTAHFEGADVQLLPIQTFIPPKDGVFCFAMAGSTDGDYIFGNFAQSNILMGFDLDRKTISFKPTDCTNQ